In the genome of Pseudoliparis swirei isolate HS2019 ecotype Mariana Trench chromosome 3, NWPU_hadal_v1, whole genome shotgun sequence, one region contains:
- the LOC130211532 gene encoding neuferricin, translating into MLGYVCVAFLALAVLLIPREWSFTFGSESERGAPSRLLSRRELSLYDGEEGSRGLYLAILGHVFDVLKGHKHYGPGGAYHFMTGKDASLAFITGDFTEQGQTDDVSSLSPLQVLALYDWLAFYQRDYQSVGLLIGRFYSETGQPTKALMQAEASLAEGRRIKTQSEAERVRFPACNSEWSAARGGRVWCSTKSGGVERAWTGVPRKFFSPGSSGVRCVCVQAPSAAEEEPNLQKYDGCPPHAESCPVEEF; encoded by the exons ATGCTGGGCTATGTTTGTGTCGCTTTTTTAGCACTGGCAGTGTTGCTCATCCCACGCGAGTGGTCCTTTACGTTTGGAAGTGAGTCAGAGCGGGGGGCCCCCTCGCGGCTCCTGAGCCGGCGTGAACTGTCACTGTACGACGGGGAGGAAGGCAGCAGGGGCCTTTACCTTGCTATACTGGGACACGTTTTTGATGTGCTCAAGGGACACAAGCACTACGGACCTGGTGGGGCTTATCACTTTATGACAG GCAAAGATGCCTCTCTGGCCTTCATCACTGGGGACTTCACAGAACAGGGCCAGACAGATGACGTGTCCAGTCTGTCGCCACTGCAGGTATTGGCCCTTTACGACTGGCTGGCCTTCTATCAGAGGGACTACCAAAGTGTAG GGCTCTTAATAGGACGGTTCTATAGCGAGACCGGGCAGCCCACAAAGGCCCTGATGCAGGCAGAGGCGTCACTAGCAGAGGGCCGGCGAATCAAGACCCAGTCTGAGGCCGAGAGGGTGCGCTTCCCAGCCTGCAACTCAGAGTGGAGCGCtgccagaggaggaagagtctgGTGCTCCACTAAGAG TGGTGGAGTGGAAAGAGCCTGGACGGGTGTCCCACGGAAGTTCTTCTCTCCAGGCTCCAGTGGTGTCcgttgtgtctgtgttcaagcCCCATCTGCAGCAGAGGAAGAACCCAACCTGCAGAAATATGACGGTTGCCCCCCACATGCTGAATCATGCCCCGTCGAGGAGTTCTAA